The Terriglobia bacterium genome includes the window GCTGATTGCGACTGGATTATTGAAGCCGTCAGCGAGGACCGGGAGATCAAGCGCTCGCTCTACCAGAAGTTCCTCCAGCATCGCAAACCTGGTACGATCTTCAGCTCCAATACCTCCGGCATCTCAATCGCGAGCCTGGCCGAGGGCATGCCGGACGACTTCCGCCGCAACTTCCTGGGCACTCACTTCTTCAACCCTCCGCGCTACATGAAACTTCTGGAGTTGATTCCCACCCCTGAAACGGCAAGCGATGTAGTGGAAACCGTCTCCAGATTCGGCGACCGCGTGCTGGGCAAGGGAATCGTTCTGGCGCACGATACGCCCAACTTTATCGGCAACCGCATCGGCGTCTTTTTCACCATTGCCGTTCTTCACCGGATGGCGCAGGACGGCTTCAGCATCGAAGAGATTGACCTGCTGACGGGGCCGGTGATCGGCCTGCCGAAGTCCGCCACCTTCCGCACCACGGACATCGTGGGCCTCGACGTGATGGTACACGTGGTCAAAAATCTGGCGGAGGCGCTTCCCGACGACGAGCGTCGAGATCTATTCGTGCTCCCGGATTTCGTGTGCGACATGCACCGGCGCAAGCTGCTCGGTGACAAAACGGGCGGCGGCTTCTACAAAAAGATCAAGGCGAGCGATGGATCGAGCGAAATCCTGACCATTGACTTGAGAAGCTTTGAGTACGGCAAGCAGCAGAAACCACGGTTTTCTTCGGTGGACATGGCCCGCAGCATTGAGGATACGGGCAAGCGCCTTGCCGCACTGGCGGACTCGTCTGACCGCGTTGGCGATTTCTACCGCAAGGTGCTGGGCGATACTTTCCACTACGCCGCCAGCCGCATCCCGGAAATTTCCGACGATATCCCGTCCGTTGATAACGCTATGAAATGGGGATTTAGCTGGGAACTGGGGCCGTTTGAATTGTGGGACGCGGTGGGAGTGGAAAAAATCGTTGCCCAGTGGAAAAAAGAAAACCGTCCCGCGCCGCCTCTGGTTGAGGAGTTGCTCGCTTCCGGCGCAAAGACCTTTTATACGTCGCGTGATGGAACCCGGCACGCGTTTGACCTTGCGTCAAAGAGATACCAGCCGGTTGAGGTTTCGCCGGGGATTCTGCTGTTGCCGTCGCTGAAGGAGCGGAAGAAGGAAGTGAGAAAAAATCCGGGGGCCAGCATCATCGACCTCGGCGATGGAGTGGCTTGCCTGGAATTTCACTCCAAGATGAACACTATCGGGCCCGACACGGTTGCGATGGTGCATCATGGCTTGCGCGCCCTGAATGACGGATTTGAAGCGCTGGTCGTCGGCAACCAGGCTCCCAACTTTTGCGCAGGCGCAAACCTGATGCTGGTCCTGATGGCGATTCAGGAAGAGGAATGGGATGAAGTCCACCGGATGGTGCGCGAATTCCAGGCCGCTAACATGGCGTTGAAGTACGCTCCCAAGCCCGTAGTCGCGGCTCCGTTCGGCCTGACGCTGGGTGGCGGCGTCGAGGTAGCGCTCCATTGTGCGCGCATCCGTGCGGCTGCGGAAACATACATGGGTCTGGTGGAAACCGGCGTCGGGCTGTTGCCCGCGGGCGGCGGCGCCAAGGAGATGCTGGTCCGCGCGCTCGATGCCGTGCCCCAGGACGAGCACGCCGATCCCTTCACTTACGTCAAGGAAGTATTTCTCAACATCGGCATGGCAAAGGTATCGGCGAGCGCGGAAGATGCGCGCCGGCTTGGCTACCTGGCCGCGCGCGATTCCATCAGCATGAATCGCGACCGGCAGATTGCCGATGC containing:
- a CDS encoding 3-hydroxyacyl-CoA dehydrogenase/enoyl-CoA hydratase family protein; protein product: MREIHKVAVLGAGTMGARISAHLANASVPSLLLDIVPDGASPDDPKARNRIAQSGLDAALKSRPPAFFVPEAARLITIGNFDDHLPLVADCDWIIEAVSEDREIKRSLYQKFLQHRKPGTIFSSNTSGISIASLAEGMPDDFRRNFLGTHFFNPPRYMKLLELIPTPETASDVVETVSRFGDRVLGKGIVLAHDTPNFIGNRIGVFFTIAVLHRMAQDGFSIEEIDLLTGPVIGLPKSATFRTTDIVGLDVMVHVVKNLAEALPDDERRDLFVLPDFVCDMHRRKLLGDKTGGGFYKKIKASDGSSEILTIDLRSFEYGKQQKPRFSSVDMARSIEDTGKRLAALADSSDRVGDFYRKVLGDTFHYAASRIPEISDDIPSVDNAMKWGFSWELGPFELWDAVGVEKIVAQWKKENRPAPPLVEELLASGAKTFYTSRDGTRHAFDLASKRYQPVEVSPGILLLPSLKERKKEVRKNPGASIIDLGDGVACLEFHSKMNTIGPDTVAMVHHGLRALNDGFEALVVGNQAPNFCAGANLMLVLMAIQEEEWDEVHRMVREFQAANMALKYAPKPVVAAPFGLTLGGGVEVALHCARIRAAAETYMGLVETGVGLLPAGGGAKEMLVRALDAVPQDEHADPFTYVKEVFLNIGMAKVSASAEDARRLGYLAARDSISMNRDRQIADAKQLALDLVRLGYRPGVPRADIRVLGQSAFSMMKLGLHLMRRAERISDYDVVVGTHIARVLAGGEFTSPQAVSEQHLLDLEREAFVSLCGQKKTQERIQFMLKKGKPLRN